The genomic DNA AAGGTACATACTATCCAATAATATGTCAACAGTGCGAAGATGCTCCTTGTAAAGCAATATGTCCAACAGAAGCTATTATAGGAAAAGGAGTTGAAGAAGATAAGTGTATAGCTTGTGGACTTTGTATGATGGTTTGTCCATTTGGAGCTGTAAGTGTAGAAGATAAGAAAGCTCAAAAATGTAATCAATGTGAAGATAGAGATGGTGGTCCTGCTTGTATTAAAGCATGTTCTAAAAGAGCTATTTCACTAATTGATATTGATAAAATTAAACTTCAAAAACAAAAAGAACATTTATCAAAATTAGCTGGAACATCAAAACCTAAAGCTAAAAGCATTATAAGTATACTAACTAGTAATTCAAGATCTAGTAGGTCTTTTAAGGATTAAATAGTTTAATAAAAAATTAATTAATGATTTGATAAGAAGGTACAAAAATGAGTGAATTAGTTTCAAATCCAGAACTCTGTGTAAGTTGTGCAAAATGTGAAAGAAATTGTCCAATGAATGCAATCAGAGTGAATGAAGGAGTACCTCTATTTTGCATGCATTGTACACCAGAAAAAGCACCTTGTTTAAATATATGCCCTGAAGGAGCTATTGAAGAACTTGGTGGTGCAATAGTTATTAATGGTGATAAATGTATTGGATGTGGAATGTGTAGAGATGTTTGTCCAATTGGAGCAATCTCTATGGATGAGATTGGTCAAGCCAAAAAATGTGATCTTTGCACAAATGAAGAAACCCAACAATGTGTAGAATCTTGTCCAACAAATGCACTTAGTAATAATTCCCTAGATATGGTTTCTAAAAAACAAAATAAAATAGTTAATGAACTTAAAAGATTAAAAGGAGTTATGAAATAATAACTTCTTCCTAATTTTACTAATTTTACTAATTTTACTAATTTTACTAATTTTACTAATTTTACTAATTTTACTAATTTTACTAATTTTACTAATTTTACTAATTTTACTAATTTTACTAATTTTACTAATTTTACTAATTTTACTAATTTTACTAATTTTACTAATTTTACTAATTTTACTAATTTTACTAATTTTACTAATTTTACTAATTTTACTAATTTTACTAATTTTACTAATTTTACTAATTTTACTAATTTTACTAATTTTACTTAAAAATCATTTTTATTATATTTTAATATTTCTATTTAATCCTAAACTGAAATATTATATAAACTAAAACTATTATAAATTAATTATACAAACTATAATAGATTCAATTTTACATTATAGAATTATCAATTATAATCTCATAATTACCTCATAATTCAATATTAAAATATAATAAATTTAATATACTAAATTTTACAAATAAAGTTTATAGATACTCACTATTTTTAGAAATTCAATATAACAATTAAAGGGGAATAAGAGGCATGATTACAGAAAAAAAAGTTGAAGATACAATTTGTCAACTTTACAAAAAAGCAGCAATAAGTTTACCAGAAGATGTTAAAATATCATTAGAATCTGCTCTTAAAGTAGAGAGTG from Methanobrevibacter arboriphilus JCM 13429 = DSM 1125 includes the following:
- a CDS encoding 4Fe-4S dicluster domain-containing protein; translated protein: MEKILVQPDLCNGCLDCESACCGLYGASRINIREIEGTYYPIICQQCEDAPCKAICPTEAIIGKGVEEDKCIACGLCMMVCPFGAVSVEDKKAQKCNQCEDRDGGPACIKACSKRAISLIDIDKIKLQKQKEHLSKLAGTSKPKAKSIISILTSNSRSSRSFKD
- a CDS encoding 4Fe-4S dicluster domain-containing protein, producing MSELVSNPELCVSCAKCERNCPMNAIRVNEGVPLFCMHCTPEKAPCLNICPEGAIEELGGAIVINGDKCIGCGMCRDVCPIGAISMDEIGQAKKCDLCTNEETQQCVESCPTNALSNNSLDMVSKKQNKIVNELKRLKGVMK